One Phaseolus vulgaris cultivar G19833 chromosome 11, P. vulgaris v2.0, whole genome shotgun sequence genomic window carries:
- the LOC137824909 gene encoding annexin D4 has translation MAFNQELEAITQAFSGHGVDEKSLVTTLGKWDPLERESFRKKTPHLFTEDHERHFQRWDDHYVHLLKHEFVRFKNAVVLWSMHPWERDARFVKEALKKGQNAYGVLIEVACTRSSEELLGARKAYHSLFDHSIEEDVASHIHGIERKLLIALLSAYRYEGKKVKDDTAKSEAKVLSNAIKNAHKKPINEDDEVIRILATRSKLHLQAVYKHYKEISGKNLDEDLDDLRFKETVQCLCTPQIYFSKVLNEALRIDVDKNTKKSLTRVIVTRADIDMKEIKAQYHNLYGVSLSQKVEEVARGNYKDFLLNLIVRGG, from the exons ATGGCTTTCAATCAAGAGTTAGAAGCAATAACCCAAGCTTTTTCAG GGCATGGAGTGGATGAGAAATCATTGGTAACAACTCTGGGAAAATGGGATCCTCTGGAGAGAGAGTCTTTCAGGAAGAAGACACCACATTTGTTCACTGAGGATCATGAACGCCATTTTCAGAGGTGGGATGATCACTATGTTCATCTTCTCAAGCATGAATTCGTGCGTTTTAAG AATGCTGTGGTGTTGTGGTCCATGCACCCTTGGGAAAGAGATGCCCGTTTTGTAAAAGAGGCCCTGAAGAAGGGCCAAAATGCATATGGAGTTTTGATTGAGGTTGCATGCACTAGATCCTCAGAAGAGCTATTGGGAGCTAGAAAGGCCTATCATTCCCTCTTTGACCACTCCATTGAAGAAGATGTTGCCTCACACATCCATGGAATTGAAAGAAAG CTATTGATTGCTCTACTAAGTGCCTATAGATATGAAGGAAAGAAGGTTAAAGATGACACTGCAAAATCAGAGGCCAAAGTCctctccaatgccatcaagaaTGCTCACAAGAAGCCTATTAATGAGGATGATGAAGTGATAAGGATATTGGCAACAAGAAGCAAGCTACATCTTCAAGCAGTTTACAAGCACTACAAAGAGATTTCTGGCAAGAACCTTGATGAG GATCTTGATGATTTAAGATTTAAAGAGACTGTGCAATGCCTTTGTACTCCACAAATATACTTCAGCAAG GTTTTGAATGAGGCATTGAGAATTGATGTGGATAAGAATACTAAGAAATCTCTTACTCGTGTCATTGTTACTAGAGCTGACATTGATATGAAGGAAATCAAAGCACAGTACCATAACCTATATGGAGTTTCTTTGTCCCAGAAAGTTGAAGAGGTTGCTAGAGGAAACTACAAGGATTTCTTGCTAAACTTGATTGTTAGAGGAGGCTGA
- the LOC137829591 gene encoding annexin-like protein RJ4: MATLIAPITFSPGADAEDLHKAFKGWGTDEKTVIAILGHRNVYQRQQIRKIYEEIYQEELLKRLESELTGDFERSVYRWMLEPADRDAVLANVAIKSGSKGYHVIVEIACVLSSEELLAARRAYHNRYKRSLEEDVATHTSGDLRQLLVGLVTSYRYGGDEINARLAKTEADILHSSIKEKKGNHEEAIRILTTRSKTQLLATFNRYRDDHGTSITKKLLDDASDDFRKALHTAIRCTNDHKKYYEKVLRNAMKKVGTDEDALTRVVVSRAEKDLRNIAEIYYKRNSVHLEDAVAKEISGDYKKFILTLLAMATLIAPSNHSPQEDAEALRKSFEGWGTDENTIIAILGHRTVHQRQQIRRAYEEIYQEDLVKRLESEIKGDFEKAVYRWILEPADRDAILANVAIKSGKNYNVIVEIATINSPEELLAVRRAYLHRYKHSLEEDLAAHTTGPLRQLLVGLVTSFRYVGDEINPKLAQNEAEILHDAVKEKKSSYEEAIRVLTTRSKTQLVATFNRYREIHGGSISKKLVDEGSDDFEKALHTTIRSINDHFKYYEKVVRNAIKKVGTDEDALTRVVVSRAEKDLKTVSEVYYKRNSVLLEHAIAKEISGDYKKFLLTLLGKED, encoded by the exons ATGGCTACCCTCATTGCTCCCATCACTTTTTCACCTGGTGCAGATGCAGAAGATCTTCACAAAGCTTTTAAAG GATGGGGAACTGATGAGAAAACTGTTATTGCAATATTGGGTCACAGAAATGTTTATCAGAGGCAACAAATCAGAAAGATTTATGAAGAAATTTACCAAGAAGAACTCCTCAAACGCCTAGAATCTGAACTAACTGGTGACTTTGAG AGATCAGTGTACCGTTGGATGCTGGAACCTGCAGATCGTGATGCTGTTTTGGCCAATGTGGCAATCAAGAGTGGTAGCAAGGGCTATCATGTGATTGTGgaaattgcttgtgtgctttCATCTGAGGAGCTTTTGGCAGCTAGGCGTGCCTATCACAACCGTTACAAACGATCTTTGGAAGAAGATGTAGCTACTCATACCTCTGGTGATCTTCGCCAG CTGTTGGTTGGGTTGGTGACCTCATATAGGTATGGTGGTGATGAGATTAATGCAAGATTGGCAAAGACTGAAGCTGATATTCTTCATTCATCTATCAAGGAGAAAAAAGGCAACCATGAAGAAGCCATTAGGATCCTTACCACAAGGAGCAAGACTCAACTTCTGGCAACTTTCAACCGCTACAGAGATGATCATGGCACTTCCATAACTAAG AAATTGTTGGACGATGCATCTGATGATTTCAGGAAGGCATTGCACACTGCTATTAGATGTACCAATGACCACAAAAAGTACTATGAAAAG GTTCTGCGCAATGCAATGAAAAAGGTTGGAACTGATGAGGATGCACTCACTCGTGTGGTGGTTTCAAGAGCAGAGAAGGACTTGAGGAACATTGCAGAGATCTATTACAAGAGAAACAGTGTTCATCTTGAGGATGCAGTGGCCAAGGAAATCTCAGGGGACTACAAGAAATTCATCCTCACTTTGTTGG CTATGGCTACCCTTATTGCCCCCAGCAACCACTCTCCCCAAGAAGATGCTGAAGCTCTCAGAAAGTCTTTTGAAG GATGGGGTACTGATGAGAACACTATAATAGCAATTTTGGGTCATAGAACTGTTCATCAGAGGCAACAAATCAGAAGAGCTTATGAGGAAATTTACCAGGAGGATCTTGTGAAGCGCTTGGAGTCTGAGATCAAAGGAGACTTTGAG AAAGCTGTGTACCGATGGATACTGGAACCTGCAGATCGTGATGCTATTTTGGCCAATGTTGCCATCAAGAGTGGCAAAAACTACAATGTCATTGTGGAAATTGCCACTATAAACTCCCCAGAAGAGCTTTTGGCTGTCAGACGTGCTTATCTCCACCGCTACAAGCACTCTTTGGAAGAAGATCTTGCAGCACATACCACTGGCCCTCTACGCCAG CTTCTAGTGGGGTTGGTGACCTCATTCAGGTATGTTGGTGATGAGATAAATCCAAAATTGGCACAAAATGAGGCTGAAATTCTTCATGATGCTGTGAAAGAGAAGAAGAGTTCCTATGAAGAGGCCATCAGGGTCTTGACTACAAGGAGCAAGACTCAACTGGTTGCAACTTTCAACCGTTACAGAGAGATCCATGGAGGTTCCATCTCTAAG AAACTGGTGGATGAAGGATCTGATGATTTTGAGAAGGCATTGCACACCACCATCCGTTCCATCAATGATCATTTCAAGTACTATGAAAAG GTGGTGAGAAATGCTATCAAGAAGGTTGGAACTGATGAGGATGCACTCACCCGTGTGGTTGTGAGCAGGGCTGAGAAGGATCTGAAAACAGTCTCAGAGGTTTACTACAAGAGAAACAGTGTTCTTCTTGAGCATGCCATTGCCAAGGAAATTTCAGGGGATTACAAGAAGTTCCTTCTCACTCTGTTGGGGAAAGAGGACTAA